The DNA region GAGAGAACCAAACACGTTGAAAGATTGTGCAATAGCAAAAAAGGGCCAAAATTTAAGATATtttcaaatttcatgtttaattaaattaaatttaacTAGGTACATGCttaaataaagaaaatgaaaagaaaattctcccTTTTTTCCTTAAAAGCTTTTCCAATCCAAAGAGAccaaattttcaaatttagaaaaagAAGTTGTGCACAAAAAATTTCTCAAAAACGTCATTCCCTTTCTACCCTTTACCATTTTCCTCCGCAACTACTTCACCACACATTTTTCTACCTTTCACCCTTCACCGGCCGGCGACCCCAAAAAATGGACGGCGGCAGCATATTAGAAACGATCGGAACTGAAATCATCGGAGTAATGTCACCGGTCTCCATTTGCATGTTCCTCGTAGTTCTCATCGTCTACTCTCTTTCCTCAATTTCCTCTTCCGATCAACAAGTCCTCCGTACAGCTGCTAACCTAGTATACCTCGAATCACCCACCGACACCACTTCTACTAAACTCGAAGGCGCTCTCCTTAATGCACTCGTCTTCGTACTCCTCATAACTCTCGTTACATTTCTCCTCGTAATCCTCTATTACTACCGTTTCactaatttcctcaaatattACATCCGTTTTTCGGCGTTCTTCGTTTTGGGTTCAATGGGTGGGTCAATTTGTCTTTCACTAATTCAACATTTCAATATCCCGATTGATTCGTTTACTTTTGTACTACTGCTTTTTAATTTCACCATTGTTGGGGTTATTTCGGTCTTTTCACAAGGGGTTCCGATTTTGCTTAATCAAATGTATATGGTGGCTTTAGGGATTATTGTTGCAGCTTGGTTTACTAAATTACCTGAATGGACTACTTGGGTTGTGCTTGTTGCACTTGCTTTATATGATTTGGCTGCGGTTTTAGCCCCCGGGGGGCCGTTGAAGATATTGGTGGAGTTAGCTTCTAGTAGGGATGAAGAGTTGCCGGCTTTGGTG from Nicotiana tabacum cultivar K326 chromosome 24, ASM71507v2, whole genome shotgun sequence includes:
- the LOC107802357 gene encoding presenilin-like protein At1g08700 translates to MDGGSILETIGTEIIGVMSPVSICMFLVVLIVYSLSSISSSDQQVLRTAANLVYLESPTDTTSTKLEGALLNALVFVLLITLVTFLLVILYYYRFTNFLKYYIRFSAFFVLGSMGGSICLSLIQHFNIPIDSFTFVLLLFNFTIVGVISVFSQGVPILLNQMYMVALGIIVAAWFTKLPEWTTWVVLVALALYDLAAVLAPGGPLKILVELASSRDEELPALVYEARPNVGSRSGNRGPNLGLLLAGFSDGDSIELGVMSSGENVAQNGSENGEIGGVREVEIEGETSPLISDGHVANQEIRESSNESNRGRVMGRERERELEEEEERGRGIKLGLGDFVFYSVLVGRAAMYDLMTVYACYLAIISGLGCTLILLAVCRHALPALPISIALGVIFYFLTRLLMEPFVVGTSTNLLMF